A window of Clostridium novyi genomic DNA:
TGAAAATAGAGAAAACTAATAATTAAAGGAGAATTAAAATGAGAATAGCGATTTTTTCAGATATACATGGTAATATTGAAGCTTTAAAAGCAGTTTTAGAAAATATAAAATCTAAAAATGTTCATAGAGTAGTATGTCTTGGAGATTTAGTTGGATATGGTCCTTTTCCTAATGAAGTTATTGATTTAATAAAAAGTAAAGATATATTAACTATAGCAGGTAATTATGATATGGCTGTAGTAACAAATGATATAAAATATATACAGGATAATCCTTTAAACAGAGAATTTGTATTACCTTGGTCAGTAGAAGAGGTTACAGAAGCTAATAAAAAATATTTAAAAAGATTGCCAGAGGATATTATAGTTGTTGAACAAGGAAAGGTATTAAAATTTGTTCATGGAAGCAATAGAGCTATAAATGAATACCTTTTAGAAGATTCTGATGTTGCAAAAGAAGTAATGGATGAATTAAAGGAAGATGTTCTTATATGTGCACATACTCACATACCTTATGAAAAGAAGTATGGAGATAAGGTGCTAATTAATGATGGAAGTGTTGGAAAACCAAAGACAGGTAGTCCAAATTCAAATTATGTTATTTTAACTATAGAAGAGAATGATATTAAATCAGAAATTATAGAAGTTGAATACGATTATGAAAAAACAATAAAAGCTATGGAAGAAAAGAATTTCCCAAAAGAACTTATAGATACAATAAAAAATGGAAAATAAAATATCAATAAAAAACTATACTAAAGAGAAGAATATTTCAAATTAGTATAGTTATATTTTAATTATTTTTTGAAGAAATATAATTTACCATCTTCAAGGGAGTAATCTATTAAGTTATTATCAAATAAATATGATATAAAAGCAGAGATTGATGAATAATCTAAATGATATTGTTTAAAATTAGTAGACATATCATTTAGTACAATTATATTCTCTAATATATCTTCCTTAGTGCAAGGTTGGTCTAAAAGTTCTAAAATAGTATTTTTTATATTTTCAATTCTTTCAAGATTTTTATCAGCTAAATCTTTAATTTCATTTGCGTCTAAAACTTTTTTCTCATGACTAATTATAAAAAAATCAGCATCTAAAGCTTTTATTGTATTTAATGTATTTATAGATTCTTCTATATTAAATAAAAATGGTATAGGGTATTTTTCTAAAGTTTCATATCCAAAAATAGAGTCACCAAGGAAACATACTTTTTCTGGAGTTATAATTCCTATATGCTCATGAGAATGTCCTTTAAGAGATAAAACTTCAAATTTTTCATCATTGATTTTATTAGTACCATATTTAAGAATTTCATCAGCAACAAAAGGCTTTCTATTAGTAAGTTTTTTTGGTGCATTTGATGAAAATAATATTGTAGAGAACAGTTCAGAATTTTTCATATATATACTTTCTTTTTCGGAAGTATACACAAGAGTACCTGTGTAATTTTCTTTAAAATAATGATTTCCACCATAGTGATCTGTATGGGCGTGGGTATTTATTATGTATTTAGGATGTAATCCATTTTCTTTTAATATATCATCAATTTTACGAGCAGCTGAATTATCAAGTCCACTATCAACTAGAAGACAAAATTTATTTTTAAATACATATACTCCAATATTAGTGGGAGCATCAATAAAGTAGGTATTTCCTTTAAGTTTATTCAATTCCAATTTTAAACACTTCCTTTATAAATAAAATAACAAATAAGAATATATCACAACTAATAATAAATAACAAATAAGTTATAATATATAATAAATATGCATTAAAAAATTCCATTTATATATGAAAAATTTTATTTAAATAATAAAAAAATAAAAACAAAGAAATTATTGATAAATTATTGACATAGTAATTTAAAAGTTGTATATTATGGGTAGTAAATATTTACATAGAAATTTTCTATGGCAGTTGACCTTTGGCAATTGACATTGGAATCGGCGGCAGGCAGTTGACTGTGCAGCAATTGACCTGCCTTTAGTTCAAACTGAACATGAGTATCCCTAACTTTAGTTGGGGA
This region includes:
- a CDS encoding metallophosphoesterase family protein yields the protein MRIAIFSDIHGNIEALKAVLENIKSKNVHRVVCLGDLVGYGPFPNEVIDLIKSKDILTIAGNYDMAVVTNDIKYIQDNPLNREFVLPWSVEEVTEANKKYLKRLPEDIIVVEQGKVLKFVHGSNRAINEYLLEDSDVAKEVMDELKEDVLICAHTHIPYEKKYGDKVLINDGSVGKPKTGSPNSNYVILTIEENDIKSEIIEVEYDYEKTIKAMEEKNFPKELIDTIKNGK
- a CDS encoding MBL fold metallo-hydrolase, with the translated sequence MELNKLKGNTYFIDAPTNIGVYVFKNKFCLLVDSGLDNSAARKIDDILKENGLHPKYIINTHAHTDHYGGNHYFKENYTGTLVYTSEKESIYMKNSELFSTILFSSNAPKKLTNRKPFVADEILKYGTNKINDEKFEVLSLKGHSHEHIGIITPEKVCFLGDSIFGYETLEKYPIPFLFNIEESINTLNTIKALDADFFIISHEKKVLDANEIKDLADKNLERIENIKNTILELLDQPCTKEDILENIIVLNDMSTNFKQYHLDYSSISAFISYLFDNNLIDYSLEDGKLYFFKK